The following coding sequences lie in one Actinomyces capricornis genomic window:
- a CDS encoding 3'-5' exonuclease yields the protein MPFYHRPPADRGPLRPLPDQTGAPVSPLPSAPGARVAGPVPATAAAGAPGGEAGTVGYAVVDLETTGLSPATDAIIEIGLVLTDAQGRPEHHWSTLIDPGADTAVGPTRIHGLVAEDLIGAPALGQVADLLVRELAGRAVVAHNARFDLGFLTQALGGLGLLRRGARVPRVCTMEWSRHFMDTPSRRLTACCQAAGVAIDRHHSALDDAMAAAGLLRHYLAVGARRGEPPAWGRALEDARGFTGWTWDEDRADQARRLLVERRRPGALRDPQHS from the coding sequence ATGCCCTTCTACCACCGTCCCCCCGCTGACCGCGGGCCCCTGCGGCCCCTGCCCGACCAGACCGGGGCGCCCGTGAGCCCGCTCCCGAGCGCCCCGGGCGCCAGAGTCGCCGGCCCCGTGCCCGCCACCGCAGCGGCGGGCGCCCCGGGAGGCGAGGCCGGCACGGTGGGCTACGCCGTCGTCGACCTGGAGACCACGGGCCTGTCCCCCGCCACGGATGCCATCATCGAGATCGGCCTGGTCCTCACCGATGCGCAGGGCCGCCCCGAGCACCACTGGTCCACCCTCATCGACCCCGGGGCCGACACGGCGGTGGGCCCCACCCGCATCCACGGGCTGGTGGCCGAGGACCTCATCGGCGCCCCCGCCCTGGGGCAGGTCGCCGACCTGCTCGTCAGGGAGCTGGCGGGCCGCGCCGTGGTGGCCCACAACGCCCGCTTCGACCTGGGCTTCCTCACCCAGGCGCTGGGAGGGCTCGGGCTGCTGCGGCGCGGGGCCCGCGTGCCGCGCGTGTGCACGATGGAGTGGTCGCGCCACTTCATGGACACCCCCTCGCGCCGCCTGACCGCCTGCTGCCAGGCGGCCGGGGTGGCCATCGACCGGCACCACTCGGCCCTCGACGACGCCATGGCCGCCGCCGGGCTGCTGCGGCACTACCTGGCGGTGGGGGCCCGGCGCGGGGAGCCCCCCGCCTGGGGCCGGGCCCTGGAGGACGCCCGGGGCTTCACCGGCTGGACCTGGGATGAGGACCGGGCCGATCAGGCCCGCCGCCTCCTGGTCGAGCGCCGCCGGCCCGGGGCCCTGCGCGACCCCCAGCACTCCTGA